Proteins from a genomic interval of Carcharodon carcharias isolate sCarCar2 chromosome 32, sCarCar2.pri, whole genome shotgun sequence:
- the LOC121271932 gene encoding uncharacterized protein LOC121271932 isoform X2, with product MALGALFVGISLLFQHVTGFTYLIARGSEDCTTLQCNVPTGAGNVGTLCEVSISNHQAKMNKTCNKKAKEMTYSGNIDPEKNNGQKKLQCVECKTNEGENKSLTFGVKPVRSMIFTCAFQDSTEKGSKCPSWKTLTEEGCENHDLFFVINLDDSNGTFLTDESSSSLTVTERENVTLPCQFELRKNLPFTLFWIISGNNKCLHSVHIESYAAHSNTRCCVDRESSQRISYQSSNKSTDKEQSHNLTIHSVKVMDTGRYLCVVHWAESEKPIWLIAANISLNVTSAESSDTLTSTSGISSVTSSGTPINSKKVTWNVTCISESSNTLGSTFGKSAVANSISPKNSLSSNNENNAKIIAIVCAVVLICIVGVVCIIRRKRQTAKGSSASGPRDGDVQLTQEDECLPYSVVPRREQTDENEHVAYAVTRVPKAMSQPKPGEGQKDANSISASTEHVYCLLEESTVKGVTSDGDKTEIQGVKCKDHMNHERQVETPSVIELNDLSPLNEKDPVALSNDPIYSSIGCPGAESIGDTVTLPHLEENDPKHCPIKMEENPIYSKMEGT from the exons GATTCACCTATCTCATCGCCCGAGGATCAGAAGATTGCACCACTCTACAATGCAATGTCCCCACTGGTGCTGGGAACGTAGGAACCTTGTGCGAAGTCAGTATTTCCAATCATCAAGCAAAAATGAACAAAACGTGTAACAAAAAAGCAAAGGAAATGACTTATTCTGGAAATATCGATCCTGAGAAGAATAATGGGCAAAAGAAGCTGCAGTGTGTAGAATGCAAAACAAATGAAGGTGAAAATAAGTCACTGACATTTGGTGTGAAGCCAGTTCGCTCGATGATATTTACCTGCGCGTTTCAGGATTCCACAGAAAAAGGATCAAAGTGTCCATCCTGGAAGACACTGACAGAGGAGGGATGTGAAAACCACGACTTGTTCTTTGTGATAAACCTGGACG ATTCAAATGGAACATTTTTGACTGATGAAAGCTCCTCGTCactgacagtgacagagagagagaatgtgactttACCCTGCCAGTTTGAGCTTAGAAAAAACCTACCCTTCACTCTGTTTTGGATCATATCTGGAAATAACAAGTGTCTGCATTCTGTTCATATTGAGAGTTATGCAGCACATTCTAACACACGATGCTGTGTGGATAGAGAGTCATCACAAAGAATCTCTTACCAAAGCTCAAACAAGTCCACTGATAAAGAACAGTCTCACAACCTTACTATTCActcagtgaaggtgatggacactGGGAGGTATCTCTGTGTTGTACACTGGGCGGAGTCAGAGAAACCTATCTGGTTGATTGCAGCAAACATCTCCCTCAATGTGACAAGTGCAGAATCTTCAGATACCCTCACCTCAACATCTGGAATATCCTCAGTGACCAGCAGTGGAACTCCTATCAACAGTAAAA AGGTAACATGGAATGTAACCTGTATTAGTGAATCCTCGAACACTCTTGGCTCAACATTTGGAAAATCTGCAGTGGCCAACAGCATATCTCCTAAAAATAGTTTAA GTTCAAACAATGAAAATAATGCTAAGATCATAGCCATAGTGTGTGCAGTTGTGCTAATTTGCATTGTTGGGGTAGTTTGCATAATCAGAAGAAAACGACAAACGGCCAAAG GATCCTCAGCATCAGGACCGAG GGACGGTGATGTTCAGCTGACACAGGAAGATGAAT GTCTCCCTTACTCAGTGGTTCCCAGAAGGGAGCAGACGGACGAAAATGAGCATGTTGCGTATGCAGTGACAAGAGTTCCAAAAGCAATGAGCCAGCCAAAGCCTGGAGAAGGACAAAAGGATGCCAACTCAATCTCTGCCTCCACAGAGCATGTGTACTGTTTGCTTGAAGAATCAACAGTTAAAGG TGTTACTAGTGATGGAGACAAAACTGAAATTCAGGGAGTGAAAT GCAAGGACCACATGAACCATGAACGTCAGGTTGAAACCCCTtcagttattgaactcaatgacCTGTCACCGTTGAACGAGAAAGATCCTGTTGCTCTATCTAATGACCCAATTTACTCTTCGATCGGCTGCCCTGGGGCAGAGAGTATCGGagacacagtgacactgccccacCTGGAGGAAAATGACCCAAAACATTGCCCAATAAAAATGGAAGAAAATCCTATTTATTCTAAAATGGAGGGCACCTGA
- the LOC121271932 gene encoding uncharacterized protein LOC121271932 isoform X1 yields the protein MALGALFVGISLLFQHVTGFTYLIARGSEDCTTLQCNVPTGAGNVGTLCEVSISNHQAKMNKTCNKKAKEMTYSGNIDPEKNNGQKKLQCVECKTNEGENKSLTFGVKPVRSMIFTCAFQDSTEKGSKCPSWKTLTEEGCENHDLFFVINLDDSNGTFLTDESSSSLTVTERENVTLPCQFELRKNLPFTLFWIISGNNKCLHSVHIESYAAHSNTRCCVDRESSQRISYQSSNKSTDKEQSHNLTIHSVKVMDTGRYLCVVHWAESEKPIWLIAANISLNVTSAESSDTLTSTSGISSVTSSGTPINSKTEVTWNVTCISESSNTLGSTFGKSAVANSISPKNSLSSNNENNAKIIAIVCAVVLICIVGVVCIIRRKRQTAKGSSASGPRDGDVQLTQEDECLPYSVVPRREQTDENEHVAYAVTRVPKAMSQPKPGEGQKDANSISASTEHVYCLLEESTVKGVTSDGDKTEIQGVKCKDHMNHERQVETPSVIELNDLSPLNEKDPVALSNDPIYSSIGCPGAESIGDTVTLPHLEENDPKHCPIKMEENPIYSKMEGT from the exons GATTCACCTATCTCATCGCCCGAGGATCAGAAGATTGCACCACTCTACAATGCAATGTCCCCACTGGTGCTGGGAACGTAGGAACCTTGTGCGAAGTCAGTATTTCCAATCATCAAGCAAAAATGAACAAAACGTGTAACAAAAAAGCAAAGGAAATGACTTATTCTGGAAATATCGATCCTGAGAAGAATAATGGGCAAAAGAAGCTGCAGTGTGTAGAATGCAAAACAAATGAAGGTGAAAATAAGTCACTGACATTTGGTGTGAAGCCAGTTCGCTCGATGATATTTACCTGCGCGTTTCAGGATTCCACAGAAAAAGGATCAAAGTGTCCATCCTGGAAGACACTGACAGAGGAGGGATGTGAAAACCACGACTTGTTCTTTGTGATAAACCTGGACG ATTCAAATGGAACATTTTTGACTGATGAAAGCTCCTCGTCactgacagtgacagagagagagaatgtgactttACCCTGCCAGTTTGAGCTTAGAAAAAACCTACCCTTCACTCTGTTTTGGATCATATCTGGAAATAACAAGTGTCTGCATTCTGTTCATATTGAGAGTTATGCAGCACATTCTAACACACGATGCTGTGTGGATAGAGAGTCATCACAAAGAATCTCTTACCAAAGCTCAAACAAGTCCACTGATAAAGAACAGTCTCACAACCTTACTATTCActcagtgaaggtgatggacactGGGAGGTATCTCTGTGTTGTACACTGGGCGGAGTCAGAGAAACCTATCTGGTTGATTGCAGCAAACATCTCCCTCAATGTGACAAGTGCAGAATCTTCAGATACCCTCACCTCAACATCTGGAATATCCTCAGTGACCAGCAGTGGAACTCCTATCAACAGTAAAA CAGAGGTAACATGGAATGTAACCTGTATTAGTGAATCCTCGAACACTCTTGGCTCAACATTTGGAAAATCTGCAGTGGCCAACAGCATATCTCCTAAAAATAGTTTAA GTTCAAACAATGAAAATAATGCTAAGATCATAGCCATAGTGTGTGCAGTTGTGCTAATTTGCATTGTTGGGGTAGTTTGCATAATCAGAAGAAAACGACAAACGGCCAAAG GATCCTCAGCATCAGGACCGAG GGACGGTGATGTTCAGCTGACACAGGAAGATGAAT GTCTCCCTTACTCAGTGGTTCCCAGAAGGGAGCAGACGGACGAAAATGAGCATGTTGCGTATGCAGTGACAAGAGTTCCAAAAGCAATGAGCCAGCCAAAGCCTGGAGAAGGACAAAAGGATGCCAACTCAATCTCTGCCTCCACAGAGCATGTGTACTGTTTGCTTGAAGAATCAACAGTTAAAGG TGTTACTAGTGATGGAGACAAAACTGAAATTCAGGGAGTGAAAT GCAAGGACCACATGAACCATGAACGTCAGGTTGAAACCCCTtcagttattgaactcaatgacCTGTCACCGTTGAACGAGAAAGATCCTGTTGCTCTATCTAATGACCCAATTTACTCTTCGATCGGCTGCCCTGGGGCAGAGAGTATCGGagacacagtgacactgccccacCTGGAGGAAAATGACCCAAAACATTGCCCAATAAAAATGGAAGAAAATCCTATTTATTCTAAAATGGAGGGCACCTGA